Proteins from a single region of Rhipicephalus sanguineus isolate Rsan-2018 chromosome 5, BIME_Rsan_1.4, whole genome shotgun sequence:
- the LOC125758701 gene encoding protein unc-13 homolog C-like isoform X4, translating to MSNPFIFFMQLLVLGSTATVRETHRTFVLAEPLENFEDCAGQPVYYKQCWECWEVSRAATSTSPDGDINTRHPSSFFSGHVGWPRVGIMSNPFIFFMQVSDDVSSVKCDDPFFVQLTCPCSLSRICSGVREMLLSLLLLCGDVEPNPGPDVQKLLAELLDGQKSIRKRLDGIELKLKKVEEVATAVNEVKTMTYKLEKRVVSLESKLADLEDRNRRNNLIVFGIPETTNESFDELSESVLKGVFTDILEIQVSSAERIHRIGRKQLRKPRPIILKLIDYREKVAVLKNCFKLKGTGFSISEDFSEATRHKRRKLWESTAENRRAGEKVKLIYDKIRVNGVLFVWDADRNERVPLQGNAVKESQQ from the exons ATGTCAAATCCGTTTATTTTCTTCATGCAGCTGCTCGTCTTGGGATCGACAGCGACGGTCCGAGAAACGCATCGCACATTCGTCCTCGCTGAACCCCTGGAAAATTTTGAAGACTGCGCAGGACAACCAGTGTACTACAAGCAGTGCTGGGAA TGCTGGGAAGTGTCACGTGCGGCTACATCGACGTCACCGGACGGAGATATAAATACACGGCATCCATCGAGCTTCTTCAGTGGGCATGTCGGCTGGCCTCGCGTCGGCATCATGTCAAATCCGTTTATTTTCTTCATGCAGGTTAGTGATGATGTTTCATCTGTCAAATGTGACGACCCTTTCTTTGTCCAGCTGACATGCCCATGTAGCTTAAGCAGAATCTGTTCTGGTGTACGCGAAATGCTTCTCTCTTTGCTTTTGTTGTGTGGCGACGTCGAGCCGAATCCCGGCCCTGACGTTCAAAAGTTGCTTGCTGAGCTTTTAGATGGTCAGAAAAGCATTCGGAAGAGGCTGGATGGCATTGAGCTAAAGTTAAAAAAAGTGGAAGAAGTCGCTACGGCTGTAAATGAGGTGAAAACAATGACGTATAAGTTGGAAAAAAGGGTCGTAAGCTTGGAAAGCAAGCTAGCTGATCTTGAAGATAGAAATAGGCGGAACAACTTGATCGTCTTTGGTATACCGGAAACAACTAATGAAAGTTTCGATGAACTCAGCGAGAGTGTGTTGAAGGGTGTGTTTACTGATATCCTGGAAATACAAGTATCGTCTGCGGAAAGAATTCACAGAATTGGGCGCAAACAACTACGTAAGCCTCGCCCCATAATTCTGAAGCTTATTGATTACCGTGAGAAGGTTGCTGTGCTTAAAAATTGCTTCAAACTAAAGGGTACAGGTTTCTCGATTTCTGAGGACTTCTCGGAAGCTACACGTCATAAAAGAAGAAAACTTTGGGAAAGCACGGCGGAAAATCGAAGGGCAGGCGAAAAGGTGAAATTAATCTACGACAAAATCCGAGTTAACGGTGTTCTGTTCGTTTGGGATGCAGACCGTAACGAACGAGTGCCACTTCAAGGTAATGCCGTTAAGGAATCTCAGCAGTGA
- the LOC125758701 gene encoding protein unc-13 homolog C-like isoform X5, which yields MQLLVLGSTATVRETHRTFVLAEPLENFEDCAGQPVYYKQCWECWEVSRAATSTSPDGDINTRHPSSFFSGHVGWPRVGIMSNPFIFFMQVSDDVSSVKCDDPFFVQLTCPCSLSRICSGVREMLLSLLLLCGDVEPNPGPDVQKLLAELLDGQKSIRKRLDGIELKLKKVEEVATAVNEVKTMTYKLEKRVVSLESKLADLEDRNRRNNLIVFGIPETTNESFDELSESVLKGVFTDILEIQVSSAERIHRIGRKQLRKPRPIILKLIDYREKVAVLKNCFKLKGTGFSISEDFSEATRHKRRKLWESTAENRRAGEKVKLIYDKIRVNGVLFVWDADRNERVPLQGNAVKESQQ from the exons ATGCAGCTGCTCGTCTTGGGATCGACAGCGACGGTCCGAGAAACGCATCGCACATTCGTCCTCGCTGAACCCCTGGAAAATTTTGAAGACTGCGCAGGACAACCAGTGTACTACAAGCAGTGCTGGGAA TGCTGGGAAGTGTCACGTGCGGCTACATCGACGTCACCGGACGGAGATATAAATACACGGCATCCATCGAGCTTCTTCAGTGGGCATGTCGGCTGGCCTCGCGTCGGCATCATGTCAAATCCGTTTATTTTCTTCATGCAGGTTAGTGATGATGTTTCATCTGTCAAATGTGACGACCCTTTCTTTGTCCAGCTGACATGCCCATGTAGCTTAAGCAGAATCTGTTCTGGTGTACGCGAAATGCTTCTCTCTTTGCTTTTGTTGTGTGGCGACGTCGAGCCGAATCCCGGCCCTGACGTTCAAAAGTTGCTTGCTGAGCTTTTAGATGGTCAGAAAAGCATTCGGAAGAGGCTGGATGGCATTGAGCTAAAGTTAAAAAAAGTGGAAGAAGTCGCTACGGCTGTAAATGAGGTGAAAACAATGACGTATAAGTTGGAAAAAAGGGTCGTAAGCTTGGAAAGCAAGCTAGCTGATCTTGAAGATAGAAATAGGCGGAACAACTTGATCGTCTTTGGTATACCGGAAACAACTAATGAAAGTTTCGATGAACTCAGCGAGAGTGTGTTGAAGGGTGTGTTTACTGATATCCTGGAAATACAAGTATCGTCTGCGGAAAGAATTCACAGAATTGGGCGCAAACAACTACGTAAGCCTCGCCCCATAATTCTGAAGCTTATTGATTACCGTGAGAAGGTTGCTGTGCTTAAAAATTGCTTCAAACTAAAGGGTACAGGTTTCTCGATTTCTGAGGACTTCTCGGAAGCTACACGTCATAAAAGAAGAAAACTTTGGGAAAGCACGGCGGAAAATCGAAGGGCAGGCGAAAAGGTGAAATTAATCTACGACAAAATCCGAGTTAACGGTGTTCTGTTCGTTTGGGATGCAGACCGTAACGAACGAGTGCCACTTCAAGGTAATGCCGTTAAGGAATCTCAGCAGTGA
- the LOC125758701 gene encoding protein unc-13 homolog C-like isoform X3: MSNPFIFFMQLLVLGSTATVRETHRTFVLAEPLENFEDCAGQPVYYKQCWECWEVSRAATSTSPDGDINTRHPSSFFSGHVGWPRVGIMSNPFIFFMQVSDDVSSVKCDDPFFVQLTCPCSLSRICSGVREMLLSLLLLCGDVEPNPGPDVQKLLAELLDGQKSIRKRLDGIELKLKKVEEVATAVNEVKTMTYKLEKRVVSLESKLADLEDRNRRNNLIVFGIPETTNESFDELSESVLKGVFTDILEIQVSSAERIHRIGRKQLRKPRPIILKLIDYREKVAVLKNCFKLKGTGFSISEDFSEATRHKRRKLWESTAENRRAGEKVKLIYDKIRVNGVLFVWDADRNERVPLQGNAVKESQQ; encoded by the exons ATGTCAAACCCGTTTATTTTCTTCATGCAGCTGCTCGTCTTGGGATCGACAGCGACGGTCCGAGAAACGCATCGCACATTCGTCCTCGCTGAACCCCTGGAAAATTTTGAAGACTGCGCAGGACAACCAGTGTACTACAAGCAGTGCTGGGAA TGCTGGGAAGTGTCACGTGCGGCTACATCGACGTCACCGGACGGAGATATAAATACACGGCATCCATCGAGCTTCTTCAGTGGGCATGTCGGCTGGCCTCGCGTCGGCATCATGTCAAATCCGTTTATTTTCTTCATGCAGGTTAGTGATGATGTTTCATCTGTCAAATGTGACGACCCTTTCTTTGTCCAGCTGACATGCCCATGTAGCTTAAGCAGAATCTGTTCTGGTGTACGCGAAATGCTTCTCTCTTTGCTTTTGTTGTGTGGCGACGTCGAGCCGAATCCCGGCCCTGACGTTCAAAAGTTGCTTGCTGAGCTTTTAGATGGTCAGAAAAGCATTCGGAAGAGGCTGGATGGCATTGAGCTAAAGTTAAAAAAAGTGGAAGAAGTCGCTACGGCTGTAAATGAGGTGAAAACAATGACGTATAAGTTGGAAAAAAGGGTCGTAAGCTTGGAAAGCAAGCTAGCTGATCTTGAAGATAGAAATAGGCGGAACAACTTGATCGTCTTTGGTATACCGGAAACAACTAATGAAAGTTTCGATGAACTCAGCGAGAGTGTGTTGAAGGGTGTGTTTACTGATATCCTGGAAATACAAGTATCGTCTGCGGAAAGAATTCACAGAATTGGGCGCAAACAACTACGTAAGCCTCGCCCCATAATTCTGAAGCTTATTGATTACCGTGAGAAGGTTGCTGTGCTTAAAAATTGCTTCAAACTAAAGGGTACAGGTTTCTCGATTTCTGAGGACTTCTCGGAAGCTACACGTCATAAAAGAAGAAAACTTTGGGAAAGCACGGCGGAAAATCGAAGGGCAGGCGAAAAGGTGAAATTAATCTACGACAAAATCCGAGTTAACGGTGTTCTGTTCGTTTGGGATGCAGACCGTAACGAACGAGTGCCACTTCAAGGTAATGCCGTTAAGGAATCTCAGCAGTGA
- the LOC125758701 gene encoding uncharacterized protein LOC125758701 isoform X2 has product MSNPFIFFMQLLVLGSTATVRETHRTFVLAEPLENFEDCAGQPVYYKQCWECWEVSRAATSTSPDGDINTRHPSSFFSGHVGWPRVGIMSNPFIFFMQLLVLGSTATVRETHRTFVLAEPLENFEDCAGQPVYYKQCWEVSRAATSTSPDGDINTRHPSSFFSGHVGWPRVGIMSNPFIFFMQVSDDVSSVKCDDPFFVQLTCPCSLSRICSGVREMLLSLLLLCGDVEPNPGPDVQKLLAELLDGQKSIRKRLDGIELKLKKVEEVATAVNEVKTMTYKLEKRVVSLESKLADLEDRNRRNNLIVFGIPETTNESFDELSESVLKGVFTDILEIQVSSAERIHRIGRKQLRKPRPIILKLIDYREKVAVLKNCFKLKGTGFSISEDFSEATRHKRRKLWESTAENRRAGEKVKLIYDKIRVNGVLFVWDADRNERVPLQGNAVKESQQ; this is encoded by the exons ATGTCAAATCCGTTTATTTTCTTCATGCAGCTGCTCGTCTTGGGATCGACAGCGACGGTCCGAGAAACGCATCGCACATTCGTCCTCGCTGAACCCCTGGAAAATTTTGAAGACTGCGCAGGACAACCAGTGTACTACAAGCAGTGCTGGGAA TGCTGGGAAGTGTCACGTGCGGCTACATCGACGTCACCGGACGGAGATATAAATACACGGCATCCATCGAGCTTCTTCAGTGGGCATGTCGGCTGGCCTCGCGTCGGCATCATGTCAAATCCGTTTATTTTCTTCATGCAGCTGCTCGTCTTGGGATCGACAGCGACGGTCCGAGAAACGCATCGCACATTCGTCCTCGCTGAACCCCTGGAAAATTTTGAAGACTGCGCAGGACAACCAGTGTACTACAAGCAGTGCTGGGAAGTGTCACGTGCGGCTACATCGACGTCACCGGACGGAGATATAAATACACGGCATCCATCGAGCTTCTTCAGTGGGCATGTCGGCTGGCCTCGCGTCGGCATCATGTCAAATCCGTTTATTTTCTTCATGCAGGTTAGTGATGATGTTTCATCTGTCAAATGTGACGACCCTTTCTTTGTCCAGCTGACATGCCCATGTAGCTTAAGCAGAATCTGTTCTGGTGTACGCGAAATGCTTCTCTCTTTGCTTTTGTTGTGTGGCGACGTCGAGCCGAATCCCGGCCCTGACGTTCAAAAGTTGCTTGCTGAGCTTTTAGATGGTCAGAAAAGCATTCGGAAGAGGCTGGATGGCATTGAGCTAAAGTTAAAAAAAGTGGAAGAAGTCGCTACGGCTGTAAATGAGGTGAAAACAATGACGTATAAGTTGGAAAAAAGGGTCGTAAGCTTGGAAAGCAAGCTAGCTGATCTTGAAGATAGAAATAGGCGGAACAACTTGATCGTCTTTGGTATACCGGAAACAACTAATGAAAGTTTCGATGAACTCAGCGAGAGTGTGTTGAAGGGTGTGTTTACTGATATCCTGGAAATACAAGTATCGTCTGCGGAAAGAATTCACAGAATTGGGCGCAAACAACTACGTAAGCCTCGCCCCATAATTCTGAAGCTTATTGATTACCGTGAGAAGGTTGCTGTGCTTAAAAATTGCTTCAAACTAAAGGGTACAGGTTTCTCGATTTCTGAGGACTTCTCGGAAGCTACACGTCATAAAAGAAGAAAACTTTGGGAAAGCACGGCGGAAAATCGAAGGGCAGGCGAAAAGGTGAAATTAATCTACGACAAAATCCGAGTTAACGGTGTTCTGTTCGTTTGGGATGCAGACCGTAACGAACGAGTGCCACTTCAAGGTAATGCCGTTAAGGAATCTCAGCAGTGA
- the LOC125758701 gene encoding uncharacterized protein LOC125758701 isoform X1 translates to MSNPFIFFMQLLVLGSTATVRETHRTFVLAEPLENFEDCAGQPVYYKQCWECWEVSRAATSTSPDGDINTRHPSSFFSGHVGWPRVGIMSNPFIFFMQLLVLGSTATVRETHRTFVLAEPLENFEDCAGQPVYYKQCWEVSRAATSTSPDGDINTRHPSSFFSGHVGWPRVGIMSNPFIFFMQVSDDVSSVKCDDPFFVQLTCPCSLSRICSGVREMLLSLLLLCGDVEPNPGPDVQKLLAELLDGQKSIRKRLDGIELKLKKVEEVATAVNEVKTMTYKLEKRVVSLESKLADLEDRNRRNNLIVFGIPETTNESFDELSESVLKGVFTDILEIQVSSAERIHRIGRKQLRKPRPIILKLIDYREKVAVLKNCFKLKGTGFSISEDFSEATRHKRRKLWESTAENRRAGEKVKLIYDKIRVNGVLFVWDADRNERVPLQGNAVKESQQ, encoded by the exons ATGTCAAACCCGTTTATTTTCTTCATGCAGCTGCTCGTCTTGGGATCGACAGCGACGGTCCGAGAAACGCATCGCACATTCGTCCTCGCTGAACCCCTGGAAAATTTTGAAGACTGCGCAGGACAACCAGTGTACTACAAGCAGTGCTGGGAA TGCTGGGAAGTGTCACGTGCGGCTACATCGACGTCACCGGACGGAGATATAAATACACGGCATCCATCGAGCTTCTTCAGTGGGCATGTCGGCTGGCCTCGCGTCGGCATCATGTCAAATCCGTTTATTTTCTTCATGCAGCTGCTCGTCTTGGGATCGACAGCGACGGTCCGAGAAACGCATCGCACATTCGTCCTCGCTGAACCCCTGGAAAATTTTGAAGACTGCGCAGGACAACCAGTGTACTACAAGCAGTGCTGGGAAGTGTCACGTGCGGCTACATCGACGTCACCGGACGGAGATATAAATACACGGCATCCATCGAGCTTCTTCAGTGGGCATGTCGGCTGGCCTCGCGTCGGCATCATGTCAAATCCGTTTATTTTCTTCATGCAGGTTAGTGATGATGTTTCATCTGTCAAATGTGACGACCCTTTCTTTGTCCAGCTGACATGCCCATGTAGCTTAAGCAGAATCTGTTCTGGTGTACGCGAAATGCTTCTCTCTTTGCTTTTGTTGTGTGGCGACGTCGAGCCGAATCCCGGCCCTGACGTTCAAAAGTTGCTTGCTGAGCTTTTAGATGGTCAGAAAAGCATTCGGAAGAGGCTGGATGGCATTGAGCTAAAGTTAAAAAAAGTGGAAGAAGTCGCTACGGCTGTAAATGAGGTGAAAACAATGACGTATAAGTTGGAAAAAAGGGTCGTAAGCTTGGAAAGCAAGCTAGCTGATCTTGAAGATAGAAATAGGCGGAACAACTTGATCGTCTTTGGTATACCGGAAACAACTAATGAAAGTTTCGATGAACTCAGCGAGAGTGTGTTGAAGGGTGTGTTTACTGATATCCTGGAAATACAAGTATCGTCTGCGGAAAGAATTCACAGAATTGGGCGCAAACAACTACGTAAGCCTCGCCCCATAATTCTGAAGCTTATTGATTACCGTGAGAAGGTTGCTGTGCTTAAAAATTGCTTCAAACTAAAGGGTACAGGTTTCTCGATTTCTGAGGACTTCTCGGAAGCTACACGTCATAAAAGAAGAAAACTTTGGGAAAGCACGGCGGAAAATCGAAGGGCAGGCGAAAAGGTGAAATTAATCTACGACAAAATCCGAGTTAACGGTGTTCTGTTCGTTTGGGATGCAGACCGTAACGAACGAGTGCCACTTCAAGGTAATGCCGTTAAGGAATCTCAGCAGTGA